One genomic segment of Naumovozyma castellii chromosome 9, complete genome includes these proteins:
- the GAS5 gene encoding 1,3-beta-glucanosyltransferase (ancestral locus Anc_7.114), with product MLLSSLFTSSLATLAALKVSQAANSTNSSTPAIEIKGNAFFDSESGDRFYIRGVDYQPGGSSNLTDPLADVDICKRDIPVFQDLGINTIRVYTVDNSLDHDECMNLLSNAGIYLILDVNTPGASISRWEPACSYNADYLQSVFATIDTFAKYENVLGLFAGNEVINSDNTTDTATYVKAVVRDMKKYIKARDYRQIPVGYSAADIVANRQLAAEYFNCGDDADARIDMFGVNDYSWCGQSSFMVSGYKEKMSLYQDYSLPIFLSEFGCNKVPSSRPFTEIEAIYSTEMSSVFSGGLVYEYSNEANKYGLVEIDGDKVTKLTDFENLKSEYAKVSNPSGDGGYSTDNKVSTCPDYEKGVWEANNTLPDMPSAASAYFKSGAGEPMGTIISTQEMCDSDDEDDDSSSSSSNTITSSSTVESSTSSAVSNSTSSSTATSTSASSSSASSTSSTSSKSKGSAGALEVPVFFHVLAELWNYVI from the coding sequence atgctACTAAGCTCTTTGTTTACCTCTTCCTTAGCTACTTTAGCTGCGTTGAAGGTTTCTCAAGCTGCAAACTCCACAAACAGTTCTACACCAGctattgaaattaaaggtAATGCCTTCTTTGATAGTGAATCCGGTGATAGATTTTACATCCGTGGTGTTGATTATCAACCAGGTGGTTCATCCAATTTAACCGATCCCCTAGCTGATGTTGATATCTGTAAAAGAGATATCCCTGTTTTCCAAGATTTAGGTATTAACACCATCAGGGTGTACACTGTTGATAATTCCTTGGACCATGACGAATGTATGAACCTATTATCTAACGCtggtatttatttaattttagaTGTTAACACCCCAGGTGCATCCATTTCCAGATGGGAACCAGCATGTTCATACAATGCCGATTATTTACAAAGTGTTTTTGCTACTATTGATACTTTTGCCAAATATGAGAATGTTCTTGGGTTATTTGCTGGTAATGAAGTCATCAATAGTGATAACACCACTGACACTGCCACTTACGTGAAGGCTGTTGTTAGAGAcatgaagaaatatatcAAGGCCAGAGATTACAGACAAATTCCAGTTGGTTATTCAGCCGCAGATATTGTTGCTAACAGACAATTAGCTGCTGAATATTTCAACTGTGGTGATGATGCTGATGCTAGAATTGATATGTTTGGTGTTAACGATTATTCATGGTGTGGTCAATCATCATTTATGGTGTCTGGTTACAAGGAAAAGATGAGTTTATACCAAGATTATTCTCTTCCAATCTTCTTGAGTGAATTTGGTTGTAATAAAGTTCCCTCTTCAAGACCCTTTACTGAAATTGAAGCCATTTATTCCACTGAAATGTCATCTGTTTTTTCTGGTGGGTTGGTTTATGAATATTCCAACGAAGCTAATAAGTATGGGCTAGTGGAAATTGATGGTGACAAAGTGACCAAATTGACTGATTTtgagaatttgaaatcagAATACGCCAAGGTTTCTAACCCATCCGGTGATGGTGGTTACTCTACAGACAACAAGGTTTCCACTTGTCCTGATTATGAAAAGGGTGTCTGGGAAGCCAACAACACATTACCAGATATGCCAAGTGCTGCATCTGCGTATTTCAAGAGTGGTGCTGGTGAACCAATGGGTACTATTATTTCCACTCAAGAAATGTGTGATAGTGACGATGAAGACGATGActcttcctcctcctcatcTAATACCATCacctcttcttcaactgTTGAATCCTCCACTTCCAGTGCAGTAAGCAACAGTACCTCATCCTCCACAGCCACTTCCACTTCCGCTTCGTCTTCTTCTGCCTCAAGCACTTCCtccacttcttcaaaatctaAGGGGTCTGCTGGGGCACTAGAAGTACCAGTTTTTTTCCATGTTCTTGCCGAATTATGGAATTATGTTATCTAG
- the YAP7 gene encoding Yap7p (ancestral locus Anc_7.115) yields the protein MTSIEEPQADGETKNLLSPTTTTTTTTTSTTPTTTTSNENCETMTLKVSSAEISESGESDTSSNGRDSSNDQSSSKHSSASSAAKRRKQNRDAQRAYRERKANRIQVLEKSVENLQTLLSTWEKKYKLLEEKSNDNRIELLNCINENLKLKQLLNSNNLANRSPDNNTNIHMVPQPQSHPPFQTQYNSHMYYPIIASGRLPVGPSLPSPHTTTDIQYSYAAPLTTDQDIIQRRSHPNLQQQQQQQQQQQQQQSTIHPPFSLKRHLSEDTPQMMVASHSNRISPNSNSEPIIQSNEYIFQNQDPNLNKRQKQSPPPVSVSPPTYNNEESQDGNSTAYKGDTFNRIKKHMQLNNIL from the coding sequence ATGacatccattgaagaaccaCAAGCTGACGGCGAGACGAAAAATCTCTTGTCGcccaccaccaccaccactACTACTACTACCAGTACCACCCCgaccaccaccacctccaACGAAAACTGCGAGACAATGACATTGAAAGTGTCCTCCGCGGAGATCAGCGAGAGTGGAGAGAGTGATACTTCTTCCAATGGGAGAGATAGTAGCAATGATCAATCCTCATCGAAGCATTCGTCTGCCTCTTCTGCTGCtaagagaagaaaacaaaatagaGACGCTCAAAGAGCCTATAGAGAAAGAAAGGCAAATCGAATTCAGGTACTGGAAAAATCAGTAGAAAATTTGCAAACGCTTTTGAGTACGTGggagaagaaatataaattattagagGAAAAATCTAATGATAATAGAATTGAGCTTCTTAATTGTATAAATgagaatttaaaattgaagCAACTTctcaattcaaataatttggCTAACAGAAGCCcagataataatactaatattCATATGGTTCCACAACCACAATCGCATCCACCTTTCCAAACTCAATATAATAGTCATATGTATTATCCAATAATTGCATCAGGAAGACTCCCAGTAGGACCCTCCTTACCATCCCCTCATACTACCACTGATATTCAATATTCATATGCTGCTCCCCTAACTACAGATCAAGATATAATTCAACGTCGATCTCATCCAAAtttacaacaacaacaacagcagcagcaacaacaacaacaacaacaatctACCATACATCCACCGTTCTCTTTGAAACGTCATTTGTCAGAGGATACTCCTCAAATGATGGTGGCTTCCCATAGTAACAGAATAAgtccaaattcaaattcagaaccaataatacaatctaatgaatatatattccaAAATCAAGATCCAAATCTGAATAAGAGACAGAAACAGTCTCCTCCACCTGTTTCAGTGTCGCCCCCAACgtataataatgaagaatcacAAGATGGTAATTCCACAGCATATAAAGGTGATACTTTCAATAGGATCAAAAAACACATGCAACTTAATAATATACTTTAA
- the MDM38 gene encoding ribosome-binding protein MDM38 (ancestral locus Anc_7.116) has product MVMISLPIRSSSFALKQSRGLLFLRSTNIILPYRHLPSAPSAAVRLYSTSNVEPEGKEPATSTTIIKKEKEPLMQRIKHEVKHYVNGTKLLGYELKISTKLLIKFVQGYELSRRENNQLKRTMGDIFRLVPFSAFVIIPFAELLLPIALKIFPNLLPSTYESGKDKQKKRNKLIEIREKTSTFLHETLEESSLINYKSIENLENKKKFLNFFKKLYAYKEGKDPTIKFDHEEINSIAQLFKNDLILDNLSRPQLVAMSKFMSLRPFGNDNVLRYRIRYQLKTIMEDDKIIDYENVNTLSYEELYNACVSRGMKAYGVPRNNLVDNLKVWLELRLRKKIPSVLMVLSATFTFGGLENIEKIETVESIYNKTIATSPSKEVPNYEKLLDLYYDGILQVLGSIPDPVYNVTKLDVAESKPVKAEEESGIAQEPATPVMTSSKTETETTTSKPLPPAAIDATSSTQPQVVEGAAAETEAASEETRPTTDDNEFKLNVLKEQEELIKKEEEEAKARASREKISDDIKLDEEEAPPTSTSTPKEKNGQKQD; this is encoded by the coding sequence ATGGTGATGATAAGTTTGCCCATAAGGAGCAGTTCATTCGCTCTGAAACAATCCCGAGGGTTATTATTCCTTAGGAGTACCAATATCATATTACCATATCGACATTTGCCAAGTGCACCATCCGCTGCGGTGAGATTATACTCGACATCCAATGTGGAACCGGAGGGTAAAGAACCGGCCACCAGCACCACCATTatcaagaaggaaaaggaacCCTTGATGCAACGAATTAAACATGAAGTCAAGCATTACGTTAACGGTACTAAGCTTCTAGGTTACGAACTTAAGATTTCCACGAAATTACTGattaaatttgttcaaGGTTATGAATTATCCAGACGTGAgaataatcaattgaagagaaCGATGGGGGATATCTTTAGATTGGTGCCCTTTTCCGCGTTTGTCATTATTCCCTTTGCCGAATTGCTATTACCTATAGCTTTAAAGATCTTCCCCAACTTGTTGCCCTCCACTTATGAATCAGGTAAGGATAAACAAAAGAAGCGTAataaattgattgaaattAGGGAAAAGACTTCAACTTTTTTACACGAAACGTTGGAAGAATCGTCGTTGATAAATTAtaaatccattgaaaatttagagaataagaagaaatttttaaattttttcaagaaactTTATGCCTATAAGGAAGGTAAGGATCCCACAATAAAATTTGACCATGAAGAGATCAATTCCATTGCTCAATTGTTCAAGAATGATCTTATCTTGGATAACCTTTCGAGACCTCAATTGGTGGCAATGTCTAAATTCATGTCATTGAGACCGTTCGGTAATGATAATGTTCTTCGTTATAGGATCCGTTATCAATTGAAGACAATCATGGAGGATGATAAGATTATTGATTATGAGAATGTGAACACATTATCGTACGAAGAGTTATACAATGCGTGTGTTTCGCGTGGTATGAAGGCGTACGGTGTTCCTCGTAACAATCTTgttgataatttgaaagtttGGTTGGAATTAAGATTGAGAAAGAAGATTCCCTCAGTGTTGATGGTTTTGAGTGCGACGTTTACTTTTGGTGGGTTAgagaatattgaaaaaattgagaCGGTGGAATCCATATATAATAAGACCATTGCTACTTCACCTTCGAAAGAGGTTCCTAATTATGAGAAGTTATTGGATCTGTATTACGATGGTATTCTTCAAGTGTTAGGATCGATTCCTGATCCAGTTTACAATGTTACCAAATTAGACGTTGCAGAATCGAAACCTGTGAAGGCAGAGGAAGAATCTGGAATTGCACAGGAACCGGCAACCCCTGTGATGACATCAAGCAAGACTGAGACCGAGACTACGACGAGTAAGCCATTACCGCCAGCTGCGATTGATGCGACGAGTTCCACGCAACCACAAGTGGTAGAAGGTGCAGCTGCCGAGACCGAGGCAGCAAGCGAGGAGACGAGGCCCACTACGGACGACAACGAGTTCAAATTGAATGTGTTGAAGGAACAGGAAGAATTGATCAAgaaggaagaggaagaggcGAAAGCAAGGGCTTCCCGAGAGAAGATCTCGGACGATATCAAGTTGGACGAGGAAGAGGCACCCCCAACGTCAACGTCAACGCCCAAGGAGAAAAATGGACAGAAGcaagattga
- the MIM1 gene encoding Mim1p (ancestral locus Anc_7.119) codes for MNREEREQDVQDWNRGEDRTTESDNDSTIEENKKGPTSLNLSLSNSKYSRIISFVSSSSINLFLPFLNGLMLGFGELFAHEISWRFNWFGGSNNRGYKIYPESRKRKNTMDSKFI; via the coding sequence atgaacAGAGAGGAGCGTGAACAAGATGTACAAGACTGGAACAGAGGAGAAGATAGGACCACCGAATCAGATAACGATTCAACTATAGAAGAGAATAAGAAGGGCCCCACGAGTCTCAATTTGTCGTTGTCCAATTCCAAGTATAGTCGGATAATATCATTTGTGAGTTCCAGTTCCataaatttattcttaCCCTTTCTAAATGGTCTCATGCTTGGATTTGGAGAGTTATTTGCTCACGAAATCAGCTGGAGGTTTAATTGGTTTGGTGGATCCAACAACAGAGGCTACAAGATATACCCTGAATCgaggaagaggaaaaatACGATGGATTCCAAGTTTATATAA
- the NCAS0I00660 gene encoding SRP1/TIP1 family protein, translating into MYSKIALLLTAAVFASAQTSTQVAELSVLLQDVSSNLADYMSLATTPGTGFSLEDMPSGVLSIGMALATATDDSYTSMYSEVDFAGISSMLTELPWYTSRLKSQIDSILGYDMESLAADTTAAGASTTTAAAASTSAAPTTTSTAAAATSSVATASSTTSTAVASTAAASSVEASSSAAAASSVEASSSAAASSKASVVSTKAAVAASSTIAAVSQITDGQIQATVAQQTENGAAKAVVGMGALAAAAALLL; encoded by the coding sequence atgtacTCCAAGATCGCTCTTTTATTGACCGCTGCTGTCTTTGCTTCTGCTCAAACTTCCACTCAAGTTGCTGAATTGAGTGTGTTATTGCAAGATGTTTCTTCCAATCTGGCCGATTATATGTCATTGGCTACCACCCCAGGTACCGGTTTCAGTTTAGAAGATATGCCATCCGGTGTTCTAAGTATCGGTATGGCTTTGGCTACCGCCACTGACGATTCTTACACTTCTATGTACAGTGAAGTTGATTTCGCCGGTATTTCTTCCATGTTGACGGAATTACCATGGTACACTTCCAGATTAAAGTCTCAAATTGACTCTATTTTGGGTTACGATATGGAGTCTCTTGCCGCTGATACCACAGCCGCTGGGGCTTCAACAACCACTGCTGCTGCCGCTTCCACATCTGCTGctccaacaacaacctcTACAGCTGCCGCCGCCACTTCATCAGTTGCCACTGCATCCAGTACCACCTCTACTGCTGTTGCATCTACAGCTGCTGCTTCTTCTGTCGAGGCTTCTTCCtctgctgctgctgcttcTTCTGTCGAGGCTTCTTCCTCTGCTGCTGCGTCTTCTAAGGCCAGCGTCGTCTCTACCAAGgctgctgttgctgctTCTTCTACCATTGCCGCTGTCTCTCAAATTACAGACGGTCAGATCCAAGCCACTGTTGCTCAACAAACCGAAAACGGTGCTGCTAAAGCTGTTGTTGGTATGGGTGCCCTTGCCGCTGCTGCTGCTTTGTTATTATAg